One window from the genome of Rhodopseudomonas sp. P2A-2r encodes:
- a CDS encoding methyl-accepting chemotaxis protein, with product MQAFKSISARMILAITLVAAGSCGVLAAFSMWQQQSIVDIASKRESQNDYANLTAALNADTRAALAVADALASMQQLKDVVRAKDRPGTLALLKEAMQRIAPSGLELITIQIPPAVAFARAHNVTAFGDDLTARRKMSVQVINTRKAVGGIEAGRDVLNIFGTSPMLDGDTLIGTVDIGAPFGKTFVDNMKSRFKLDVAIHQLDGQATKTLASTMSGATADAAAIRRAMAGETVVQFGEINGRPSATTFGVIKNFSGNPVAVFEIVRDVSAYAALTQSSLNWLIIASICVLLLAGVIATLMGRGMARPIRALESAMRTIAAGNHTIAVPGAGRKDEIGSMAGAVVIFKDGLIETDALRAAQEKQRQQSLSDRRETMNMLAARFESGVGGVVNAVGTAAGELRSTAQSMAATAGEATRQTAAVASASEEATQSAQAVAAAIEELNASISEIAQQVNESAKVAGNAVDQANTTYSEVQTLATAAQKIGDVVSLISEIAAQTNLLALNATIEAARAGEAGRGFAVVASEVKALATQTSKATDEISAQVSAIQNATRSSVDSIQGITSTIGRVSEIASAIAAAVEEQGAATLEIARNVADAARGTGEVSENIAGVNDAARETGLAARRVVDSAAELSQNGEDLKTQVDAFLRDVRAA from the coding sequence ATGCAGGCATTCAAGTCAATTTCAGCACGCATGATTCTGGCCATTACGTTGGTTGCAGCAGGTTCGTGCGGCGTGCTCGCGGCGTTCAGTATGTGGCAGCAGCAGTCCATCGTCGACATTGCCTCGAAACGTGAATCGCAAAACGACTACGCTAACCTGACTGCCGCGTTGAACGCCGACACGCGCGCAGCCTTGGCAGTTGCCGATGCACTGGCGTCGATGCAGCAGCTCAAGGATGTTGTGCGCGCCAAAGATCGGCCCGGTACGCTGGCGCTGCTCAAGGAAGCGATGCAGAGAATCGCGCCAAGCGGTCTGGAACTGATCACCATCCAGATTCCGCCGGCGGTCGCCTTCGCGCGCGCTCACAACGTGACGGCCTTCGGCGACGACCTGACGGCAAGGCGCAAGATGTCTGTGCAGGTCATCAACACCCGCAAGGCCGTGGGAGGCATTGAAGCCGGCCGCGACGTCCTCAATATCTTCGGCACCAGCCCGATGCTCGATGGCGACACCTTGATCGGAACGGTCGATATTGGGGCGCCATTCGGCAAGACCTTCGTCGACAACATGAAGAGCCGCTTCAAGCTCGACGTGGCGATTCATCAATTGGACGGTCAGGCCACCAAGACACTCGCTTCCACAATGTCCGGCGCGACTGCCGACGCTGCCGCCATCCGCCGCGCCATGGCCGGCGAAACGGTAGTCCAGTTTGGCGAGATCAACGGCCGCCCCTCGGCTACCACTTTCGGTGTCATCAAGAATTTCTCCGGCAATCCAGTCGCCGTGTTCGAAATCGTGCGTGACGTGAGCGCCTATGCGGCGCTGACGCAAAGCTCGCTGAACTGGCTTATCATCGCGTCGATCTGCGTATTGCTGCTGGCTGGCGTCATCGCGACGCTGATGGGACGCGGCATGGCACGACCGATCCGTGCGCTGGAGTCGGCGATGCGCACCATCGCTGCGGGCAATCACACGATTGCGGTGCCGGGCGCCGGCCGCAAGGACGAGATCGGCTCGATGGCCGGCGCGGTGGTCATCTTCAAGGATGGACTCATCGAGACCGACGCGCTGCGCGCAGCGCAGGAAAAGCAGCGCCAGCAGTCCCTGTCCGACCGTCGCGAAACCATGAATATGCTGGCGGCGCGTTTCGAGTCAGGCGTCGGCGGCGTGGTCAATGCCGTCGGCACGGCGGCGGGCGAGTTGCGCAGCACCGCGCAGTCGATGGCTGCCACCGCCGGCGAAGCAACCCGGCAGACCGCAGCAGTTGCGTCGGCATCCGAGGAAGCCACCCAGAGCGCGCAGGCCGTTGCGGCCGCGATCGAAGAACTCAATGCCTCGATCAGCGAAATTGCCCAGCAGGTCAACGAATCCGCCAAGGTCGCCGGCAACGCTGTCGATCAGGCCAACACGACCTACTCGGAAGTACAGACCCTCGCCACCGCGGCGCAGAAGATCGGCGATGTGGTCAGTTTGATAAGCGAGATCGCGGCGCAGACCAACCTGCTTGCGCTCAATGCTACCATCGAGGCGGCGCGTGCCGGCGAAGCCGGCCGCGGCTTCGCCGTGGTGGCATCCGAGGTCAAGGCGCTGGCCACCCAGACATCCAAGGCGACTGACGAGATCTCGGCCCAGGTCAGCGCTATTCAAAACGCCACCAGATCGTCGGTGGACTCGATTCAGGGCATCACGTCGACCATTGGGCGCGTCAGTGAAATCGCCAGCGCCATCGCCGCAGCAGTCGAGGAACAGGGGGCCGCGACCCTGGAGATCGCCCGCAACGTCGCCGACGCCGCGCGCGGCACCGGCGAGGTCTCGGAGAATATTGCGGGGGTCAACGACGCCGCGCGCGAAACAGGTCTCGCCGCCCGCCGCGTGGTCGACTCGGCAGCAGAACTGTCGCAAAACGGCGAGGATCTGAAGACCCAGGTCGACGCATTTTTGCGCGACGTCAGAGCGGCGTAA
- a CDS encoding ABC transporter ATP-binding protein: protein MLSVHEVTTAYQGLVAISSVTIDVAKGEIVAVCGANGAGKSTLIKTIAGAERPRSGTVTFDGEQINGIPQHLITARGIAYVPENRRLFPRLSVGDNLRLGSYMYRGKPDRDAPLKLVFELFPRLAERLEQRAETLSGGEQQMLAIGRALMTRPRLLMLDEPSQGIMPKLVDEIFQAVVKIRDTGMTVLIVEQRMSEVLEIADRAYILQTGRVQMHGKAAEIMGNPDVRKAYLGL from the coding sequence ATGCTATCAGTGCATGAAGTCACCACCGCCTATCAGGGGCTGGTCGCGATTTCTTCCGTCACCATCGATGTCGCCAAGGGCGAGATCGTTGCGGTCTGCGGTGCCAACGGTGCCGGCAAGTCGACGCTGATCAAGACCATCGCCGGCGCCGAGCGCCCGCGTTCGGGCACCGTGACCTTCGACGGCGAACAGATCAACGGCATCCCGCAACATCTCATTACTGCGCGCGGCATTGCCTATGTGCCGGAAAACCGCCGGCTGTTTCCGCGACTGTCGGTCGGCGACAACCTGCGGCTTGGCAGTTACATGTACCGCGGCAAGCCGGATCGCGATGCGCCGCTGAAATTGGTGTTCGAGCTGTTTCCGCGTTTGGCAGAGCGCCTTGAACAGCGCGCCGAAACCCTATCCGGCGGCGAGCAGCAGATGCTGGCCATCGGCCGCGCGCTGATGACGAGGCCGCGGCTGCTGATGCTGGACGAACCCTCGCAGGGCATCATGCCGAAACTGGTCGACGAGATCTTCCAGGCGGTGGTGAAGATCCGGGATACCGGCATGACCGTGCTGATCGTGGAGCAGCGCATGTCCGAAGTACTGGAGATCGCCGACCGCGCCTACATCCTGCAGACCGGTCGCGTCCAGATGCATGGCAAGGCCGCGGAGATCATGGGCAACCCGGACGTTCGCAAGGCGTATCTCGGGCTGTAA
- a CDS encoding ABC transporter ATP-binding protein yields MTTPLLETRGVWQRFGGLIANSDVSIKVGAGEIVGLIGPNGAGKSTLFNLIAGVLPPTQGSIWFNGEDVTRMPAAQRCQRGIARTFQVVKSFETMTVIDNVIVGALIRTTVMRDARRKAHEVLEFCGLGARANVMASQLIPSEKRRLEVARALATEPKLLLLDECLTGLTPLEAQSGVALVRKVRETGVTVLMVEHVMEIVMPLVDRAIVLNLGKVLVEGKPTDVVRHPEVISAYLGDRHAISA; encoded by the coding sequence ATGACGACACCCCTGCTTGAAACCCGCGGGGTCTGGCAGCGCTTCGGCGGCCTGATCGCAAACAGCGACGTCTCCATCAAGGTCGGCGCCGGCGAGATCGTCGGCCTCATCGGGCCGAACGGCGCCGGAAAGTCGACCTTGTTCAACCTGATCGCCGGCGTGCTGCCGCCGACGCAGGGCTCGATCTGGTTCAACGGTGAAGACGTGACCCGCATGCCGGCGGCGCAGCGCTGTCAGCGCGGCATCGCCCGCACCTTCCAGGTGGTGAAGAGCTTCGAGACCATGACGGTGATCGACAATGTGATCGTCGGCGCGCTGATCCGCACCACGGTGATGCGCGACGCGCGGCGCAAGGCGCATGAGGTGCTGGAATTCTGTGGCCTCGGGGCGCGCGCCAATGTCATGGCCAGCCAGTTGATCCCGTCGGAGAAGCGGCGGCTCGAAGTCGCCCGCGCGCTCGCCACCGAACCGAAGCTGCTGCTGCTCGACGAGTGCCTCACCGGCCTCACGCCGCTGGAGGCGCAGTCCGGCGTCGCGCTGGTGCGCAAGGTGCGCGAGACCGGCGTCACCGTGCTGATGGTCGAGCACGTCATGGAAATCGTCATGCCTTTGGTCGATCGCGCCATCGTGCTCAATCTCGGAAAAGTCCTCGTCGAGGGCAAGCCCACCGACGTCGTGCGGCATCCGGAAGTCATCAGCGCTTATCTTGGGGATCGTCATGCTATCAGTGCATGA
- a CDS encoding branched-chain amino acid ABC transporter permease, producing MDTTFAQSRRRDLTLAIFLAALAAVVPVFVKDVNIQNIMVLTLMWAALSQSWNILSGYCGQISLGHALYFGLGAYTTTLLFTKFGVLPWFGMVAGGMISALIALGLGYPTFRLRGHYFVIATIVIAEIGLLLFHNWDYAGAALGIDVPVRGDSWAKFQFTRSKLPYYYFALVFCCVAWLVTWKLENSKWGFWWRAVKDNPDAAESLGVVVFNSKMGAAAISAFMTAIGGAFYAQYVSYIDPDSVMTFQFSLLMALPAVLGGIGTLWGPVLGAVILIPLTELTRNYLGGSGRGIDLILYGSVIVLISLARPEGLIGLFSRKPASKGVPQ from the coding sequence ATGGATACGACCTTCGCCCAAAGCCGCCGCCGCGATTTGACCCTGGCCATTTTCCTGGCGGCACTCGCCGCCGTGGTGCCGGTCTTCGTCAAGGACGTGAACATCCAGAACATCATGGTGCTGACCCTGATGTGGGCCGCGCTGTCGCAGAGCTGGAACATCCTGAGCGGCTATTGCGGCCAGATCTCGCTCGGCCATGCGCTGTATTTCGGCCTTGGCGCCTACACCACGACCCTGCTGTTCACCAAGTTCGGTGTGCTGCCGTGGTTCGGCATGGTGGCGGGCGGCATGATCTCGGCGCTGATCGCGTTGGGATTGGGCTATCCGACTTTCCGCCTGCGCGGCCATTACTTCGTCATCGCCACCATCGTCATCGCCGAAATCGGCCTGCTGCTGTTCCACAACTGGGACTATGCCGGCGCTGCGCTGGGCATCGACGTGCCGGTGCGCGGTGACAGCTGGGCCAAGTTCCAGTTCACCCGCAGCAAGCTGCCCTACTATTACTTCGCCCTGGTGTTCTGCTGCGTCGCCTGGCTCGTGACGTGGAAGCTGGAAAACTCCAAATGGGGGTTCTGGTGGCGCGCGGTGAAAGACAATCCCGACGCTGCCGAAAGCCTCGGCGTCGTGGTCTTCAATTCCAAGATGGGCGCCGCCGCGATCTCCGCCTTCATGACCGCGATCGGCGGGGCCTTCTACGCGCAGTACGTTTCCTACATCGATCCGGACAGCGTCATGACCTTCCAGTTCTCGCTGCTGATGGCGCTGCCGGCGGTGCTCGGCGGCATTGGCACGCTGTGGGGGCCGGTGCTTGGCGCGGTTATCCTGATCCCGCTCACCGAACTGACGCGCAATTATCTCGGCGGTTCCGGCCGCGGCATCGACCTGATCCTCTACGGCTCCGTCATCGTGCTGATCTCCCTTGCCCGACCGGAAGGCCTGATCGGGCTGTTCTCGCGCAAACCTGCCTCGAAAGGAGTGCCGCAATGA
- a CDS encoding branched-chain amino acid ABC transporter permease → MGLLYGLIAVGLALIFGLMDVTNFAHGEFLMLAMYGAFFLFAFFAVDPLLAAPLVAAGMFVFGAVIYLLIVRFAMRAKANIGMVQIFTTFGLAILMRGLAQFFFTPDYRSIPTSWLGGKTVSFGGIFLPLPQLAGAAISVVAFGALFFFIKKTDFGRALEATREDAGAVALVGIDKNKVFALGWGLGSALVGLAGAVMASFFYIYPDVGASFALIAYVTVALGGFGSVFGAFAGGIIVGLVEASTALILPPSLKSVGIYAVYLLVVFIRPRGLFGSI, encoded by the coding sequence ATGGGGCTGCTCTACGGCCTGATCGCGGTCGGCCTTGCGCTGATCTTCGGCCTGATGGACGTCACCAACTTCGCGCATGGCGAATTCCTCATGCTGGCGATGTATGGCGCGTTCTTCCTGTTTGCATTCTTCGCCGTCGATCCTCTGCTGGCTGCTCCCCTGGTGGCAGCGGGGATGTTCGTATTCGGTGCGGTGATCTATTTGCTGATTGTGCGCTTCGCCATGCGGGCCAAGGCGAATATCGGCATGGTGCAGATCTTCACCACCTTCGGCCTCGCCATCCTGATGCGCGGCCTGGCGCAGTTCTTCTTCACCCCGGACTATCGCAGCATCCCGACCTCTTGGCTCGGCGGCAAGACCGTGTCGTTCGGCGGCATCTTCCTGCCGCTGCCGCAGCTGGCCGGTGCCGCAATCTCGGTGGTCGCCTTCGGCGCGCTGTTCTTCTTCATCAAGAAGACCGATTTCGGCCGTGCCCTTGAAGCCACCCGCGAGGACGCCGGCGCGGTGGCGCTGGTCGGCATCGACAAGAACAAGGTTTTTGCACTCGGCTGGGGCCTCGGCTCCGCGCTGGTCGGCCTCGCCGGCGCGGTGATGGCCTCGTTCTTCTATATCTACCCCGACGTCGGCGCGTCGTTCGCGCTGATCGCCTACGTCACCGTGGCGCTCGGCGGCTTCGGCTCCGTGTTCGGCGCCTTTGCCGGCGGCATCATCGTCGGCCTGGTGGAAGCCTCCACGGCACTGATCCTGCCGCCTTCGCTGAAGTCCGTGGGCATTTACGCTGTCTACCTGCTGGTGGTGTTCATCCGGCCGCGCGGCCTGTTCGGATCGATCTGA